From a region of the Syngnathoides biaculeatus isolate LvHL_M chromosome 2, ASM1980259v1, whole genome shotgun sequence genome:
- the nfascb gene encoding neurofascin isoform X1 — protein MSFSGTLEEMLNHAEDEKEGGFWFPRQLGERKRKEQQFATSRVKMGTSLRPALLMLFWQSVWALDVPPEIRQPPSILKQSMKEHIVDPKDVMVIECEAKGNPHPIFSWRRNGKYFNVARDPQTTMRRRSGTLDIAAWNNPEQYEAEYQCIASNEYGSAYSHRIRLQLYRAPVWPREIVEPVVISAGSPLVLSCDPPAGPPKPETYWMSSCSYARPFNWPIQTAFPTMHAVRQDRRVSMGVNGDLYFSNVLLDDSASDFCCSARFPYKNAIQQKMPVVVKVLTTQAVVEAAPTWLSPTGSSSSVLVLLGEELLLECIAAGVPTPHISWTKDGEDLALTPRIQIKRFNKMLEIPKATFQDAGEYVCTATNKIGSVQHTLSVTVKAAPFWLEKPENLVLAPEESGRLLCRSDGAPRPAISWFVNGEPIEAATPQANRHVSGDTLTLSGVTATDTAVYQCNASNPFGYLLANAFVNVLHARARILGVKNELIKVVEGGRTFLDCRYFGSPVPDLRWSKHGQGNLEGNRFQTHSNGTLEIRRTNAEDQGIYVCAVSNVAGRDESQVRVEVKEPTLITKRPQDTKVIRGSDVRLECGVKADVTTPVTTDWLKDKKPLTLGRRISLDESNLVISNANGRDAGVYTCVIESELDQKTASARLTVMDYPDPPSKLELSDPYERTVRLTWLPGDSNFSPITEYLVQYDDDDWLPGKWKNLSTYPGSLTSVVLHLSPFTYYEFRVIAINEIGPSRPSRPSMRFQTSGARGFHAPPLGRVTPSPFTIATGFIAPDVIPKNVKGVGTWTNNMEISWEPLTYREWNGPHLKYLVWWRRRDSREEWKNGTTKWLKYYIYDADTFTPYELKVQAVNDFGLGPESPVVIGYSGEDRPVSAPQNLRLSDIRSTRVTLHWDPVAQSSIMGQLKEYKVYFWRDSSQLRRLRVNRAMRSQVFADAGPEPSGVLAELVPYSNYKMYIVVANSRYEGPASNSVHFSTPEGVPSAPTSFRIQQRHLDSIYVDWELPAEPNGIISGYSLKYQTVNATKGEEQRVEEFLANVTSFSLRRYDRYTRYRFSVAARTRMGLGEWHTEESPHYTTEIYAQDQVDISTKGWFIGIMCAVALIVLMLLVVCFIKRSRGGKYPVREKKDISLEPTDDIDQEGSFDYRSLERITRVTTLPYPRWEDERSPPSKEDLTSRRSESDDSLVDYGDGGDVPYSEDGSFIGQYTAQRRDVRDLDFGGGLEHHSPANAIYSLA, from the exons ATGTCTTTTTCCGGCACGCTGGAGGAGATGCTTAACCACGCTGAGGATGAGAAGGAAGGAGGGTTCTGGTTTCCACGGCAACTAGGAGAAAGGAAGCGAAAGGAGCAGC AGTTTGCGACGAGCCGAGTAAAGATGGGCACGTCGCTCCGTCCGGCACTGTTGATGCTCTTCTGGCAAAGCGTTTGGGCTTTGGACGTCCCTCCGGAAA TCCGACAACCGCCGAGCATCCTAAAGCAGTCAATGAAGGAgcatattgttgaccccaaagaCGTCATGGTCATCGAGTGCGAGGCCAAGGGAAACCCGCATCCAAT TTTCTCATGGAGGCGCAACGGGAAGTATTTCAACGTGGCACGGGACCCGCAGACAACCATGCGCAGGCGCTCGGGGACGCTGGACATCGCCGCCTGGAACAATCCAGAACAGTACGAGGCAGAGTATCAGTGCATCGCCTCCAATGAGTACGGCTCGGCGTACTCTCATCGGATCAGACTCCAACTCTACA GGGCTCCCGTGTGGCCGAGGGAGATCGTGGAACCGGTGGTGATTAGCGCTGGTTCACCTTTGGTCCTGTCCTGTGACCCTCCGGCAGGGCCACCTAAACCGGAAACCTACTGGATGTCTAGCT GCTCCTACGCCAGACCCTTCAACTGGCCGATTCAAACGGCGTTCCCCACCATGCACGCCGTGCGGCAGGACCGTCGGGTGTCCATGGGGGTCAACGGGGACCTGTACTTCTCCAACGTCCTACTCGACGACTCTGCCTCGGACTTCTGCTGTAGCGCCCGCTTCCCCTACAAGAATGCAATCCAGCAAAAGATGCCGGTAGTCGTCAAGGTTCTCACGA CCCAGGCCGTGGTGGAGGCTGCCCCCACCTGGCTGTCTCCAACCGGATCGTCCAGTTCTGTTCTGGTCCTGCTGGGGGAGGAACTACTGCTGGAGTGTATTGCTGCAGGAGT GCCAACTCCTCATATTAGCTGGACAAAGGATGGCGAAGACTTGGCACTGACCCCACGCATTCAAATCAAACGCTTCAACAAGATGCTTGAAATCCCGAAGGCAACTTTCCAGGACGCGGGCGAGTACGTCTGCACCGCGACCAACAAGATCGGCTCCGTTCAGCACACGTTAAGCGTCACAGTCAAAG CGGCTCCGTTCTGGCTAGAAAAGCCTGAAAATTTAGTTTTGGCTCCGGAGGAAAGCGGCCGCTTGCTGTGCCGCTCTGACGGCGCTCCTCGTCCCGCAATCAGCTGGTTCGTCAACGGAGAACCAATTGAGG CTGCCACGCCACAAGCCAACAGACACGTGTCGGGGGATACGCTAACCCTCAGCGGCGTGACCGCCACGGACACGGCCGTCTACCAGTGCAACGCCTCAAATCCGTTTGGCTACTTGTTGGCCAATGCTTTTGTCAACGTTTTGC ACGCCAGGGCCCGCATTCTCGGGGTGAAGAATGAACTCATCAAGGTGGTGGAGGGCGGTCGCACCTTCTTGGACTGCCGCTACTTCGGCTCTCCGGTGCCCGACCTGCGATG GTCCAAACACGGGCAGGGCAACCTGGAGGGAAATCGTTTCCAGACGCACAGCAACGGCACGCTGGAGATTCGGCGCACAAACGCGGAGGACCAGGGAATTTACGTGTGTGCCGTCAGCAACGTGGCCGGTCGCGACGAGAGTCAAGTTCGTGTTGAGGTCAAAG aACCTACCCTGATCACCAAAAGACCGCAGGATACGAAAGTCATCCGCGGAAGCGACGTGCGTCTGGAATGCGGCGTGAAAGCCGACGTCACGACTCCCGTCACGACCGACTGGTTGAAAGACAAAAAACCGCTCACGTTAGGACGGAG AATATCCCTGGATGAATCGAATTTGGTCATCAGCAACGCAAACGGGCGCGACGCCGGCGTCTACACGTGCGTCATCGAGAGTGAACTGGACCAAAAGACGGCATCGGCGCGCCTCACGGTGATGG ATTATCCGGATCCTCCCAGCAAACTGGAGCTGTCGGATCCGTACGAGCGTACCGTCAGACTCACGTGGCTCCCTGGCGACAGCAACTTCAGCCCCATTACAG AATACTTGGTCCAATATGATGATGACGACTGGTTACCCggaaagtggaagaacttgtCCACATACCCCGGAAGCCTGACCTCTGTCGTTCTGCACCTTTCGCCGTTCACGTACTACGAGTTCCGAGTCATCGCCATCAACGAAATTGGCCCGAGTCGCCCGAGTCGCCCGTCGATGCGCTTCCAGACCAGCGGTGCACGTGGGTTTCATGCTCCCCCGCTGGGGAGAGTTACACCCTCACCATTTACAATCGCTACCGGTTTTATCG CTCCAGATGTCATCCCGAAGAATGTAAAAGGAGTTGGAACCTGGACTAACAACATGGAGATCAGCTGGGAG CCTCTAACTTACAGAGAGTGGAACGGGCCTCACCTCAAGTATCTGGTCTGGTGGCGAAGGAGAGATTCCAGAGAGGAGTGGAAGAACGGCACCACCAAATGGCTGAAATATTATATTTACGACGCGGATACATTTACTCCTTACGAGCTCAAGGTCCAGGCCGTGAACGACTTCGGTCTCGGTCCGGAGTCTCCCGTTGTCATCGGTTACTCAGGGGAAGATC GTCCCGTTAGTGCGCCCCAAAACCTGCGACTGTCAGACATTCGGAGCACACGGGTGACTCTACACTGGGACCCGGTGGCGCAGAGCTCCATCATGGGACAACTCAAAGAATACAAG GTCTACTTCTGGAGGGACAGCAGCCAGCTGAGGCGGCTGAGAGTCAACAGAGCGATGAGGTCCCAAGTGTTTGCAGACGCCGGTCCCGAGCCTTCGGGGGTTCTCGCGGAGCTCGTCCCTTACAGCAACTACAAGATGTACATCGTGGTGGCCAACAGTCGATACGAAGGGCCGGCCAGCAACAGTGTACACTTTTCGACACCCGAGGGAG TCCCGTCGGCTCCCACATCCTTCAGGATCCAGCAACGACACCTCGACAGCATTTACGTGGACTGGGAGCTGCCGGCCGAACCCAACGGGATTATCAGCGGATACTCCCTCAAGTACCAGACAG TGAACGCCACCAAGGGAGAGGAGCAGAGAGTGGAGGAGTTCCTCGCCAATGTTACGAGTTTCTCACTGCGCCGATACGACCGCTACACCCGATACCGATTCTCCGTAGCCGCTCGAACTCGAATGGGTCTGGGGGAGTGGCATACGGAGGAGTCGCCTCACTACACCACCGAGA TCTACGCCCAGGATCAGGTGGACATCTCCACTAAGGGCTGGTTCATCGGGATCATGTGCGCTGTGGCCCTCATCGTCCTCATGCTCCTCGTCGTGTGTTTCATTAAGAGAAGCCGAGGCGGCAAATACCCAG TCCGGGAAAAGAAAGACATTTCCTTAGAACCCACGGATGACATCGATCAAGAGGGTTCCTTTGACTATCG GTCTCTTGAAAG GATAACACGCGTCACAACCTTGCCCTACCCGCGCTG GGAGGACGAAAGAAGCCCACCTTCTAAGGAAGATCTTACCTCGAGAAGGTCAGAGAGTGACGACAGTCTGGTGGACTACGGGGACGGAGGAGACGTTCCGTACAGCGAGGACGGATCCTTCATCGGCCAGTACACGGCGCAGAGGAGAGACGTGAGGGACTTGGACTTTGGCGGGGGTCTGGAGCATCACTCGCCAGCGAACGCCATCTACTCGCTGGCTTGA
- the nfascb gene encoding neurofascin isoform X3, with translation MSLDSEFATSRVKMGTSLRPALLMLFWQSVWALDVPPEIRQPPSILKQSMKEHIVDPKDVMVIECEAKGNPHPIFSWRRNGKYFNVARDPQTTMRRRSGTLDIAAWNNPEQYEAEYQCIASNEYGSAYSHRIRLQLYRAPVWPREIVEPVVISAGSPLVLSCDPPAGPPKPETYWMSSCSYARPFNWPIQTAFPTMHAVRQDRRVSMGVNGDLYFSNVLLDDSASDFCCSARFPYKNAIQQKMPVVVKVLTTQAVVEAAPTWLSPTGSSSSVLVLLGEELLLECIAAGVPTPHISWTKDGEDLALTPRIQIKRFNKMLEIPKATFQDAGEYVCTATNKIGSVQHTLSVTVKAAPFWLEKPENLVLAPEESGRLLCRSDGAPRPAISWFVNGEPIEAATPQANRHVSGDTLTLSGVTATDTAVYQCNASNPFGYLLANAFVNVLHARARILGVKNELIKVVEGGRTFLDCRYFGSPVPDLRWSKHGQGNLEGNRFQTHSNGTLEIRRTNAEDQGIYVCAVSNVAGRDESQVRVEVKEPTLITKRPQDTKVIRGSDVRLECGVKADVTTPVTTDWLKDKKPLTLGRRISLDESNLVISNANGRDAGVYTCVIESELDQKTASARLTVMDYPDPPSKLELSDPYERTVRLTWLPGDSNFSPITEYLVQYDDDDWLPGKWKNLSTYPGSLTSVVLHLSPFTYYEFRVIAINEIGPSRPSRPSMRFQTSGARGFHAPPLGRVTPSPFTIATGFIAPDVIPKNVKGVGTWTNNMEISWEPLTYREWNGPHLKYLVWWRRRDSREEWKNGTTKWLKYYIYDADTFTPYELKVQAVNDFGLGPESPVVIGYSGEDRPVSAPQNLRLSDIRSTRVTLHWDPVAQSSIMGQLKEYKVYFWRDSSQLRRLRVNRAMRSQVFADAGPEPSGVLAELVPYSNYKMYIVVANSRYEGPASNSVHFSTPEGVPSAPTSFRIQQRHLDSIYVDWELPAEPNGIISGYSLKYQTVNATKGEEQRVEEFLANVTSFSLRRYDRYTRYRFSVAARTRMGLGEWHTEESPHYTTEIYAQDQVDISTKGWFIGIMCAVALIVLMLLVVCFIKRSRGGKYPVREKKDISLEPTDDIDQEGSFDYRSLERITRVTTLPYPRWEDERSPPSKEDLTSRRSESDDSLVDYGDGGDVPYSEDGSFIGQYTAQRRDVRDLDFGGGLEHHSPANAIYSLA, from the exons ATGTCTTTGGATTCAGAGTTTGCGACGAGCCGAGTAAAGATGGGCACGTCGCTCCGTCCGGCACTGTTGATGCTCTTCTGGCAAAGCGTTTGGGCTTTGGACGTCCCTCCGGAAA TCCGACAACCGCCGAGCATCCTAAAGCAGTCAATGAAGGAgcatattgttgaccccaaagaCGTCATGGTCATCGAGTGCGAGGCCAAGGGAAACCCGCATCCAAT TTTCTCATGGAGGCGCAACGGGAAGTATTTCAACGTGGCACGGGACCCGCAGACAACCATGCGCAGGCGCTCGGGGACGCTGGACATCGCCGCCTGGAACAATCCAGAACAGTACGAGGCAGAGTATCAGTGCATCGCCTCCAATGAGTACGGCTCGGCGTACTCTCATCGGATCAGACTCCAACTCTACA GGGCTCCCGTGTGGCCGAGGGAGATCGTGGAACCGGTGGTGATTAGCGCTGGTTCACCTTTGGTCCTGTCCTGTGACCCTCCGGCAGGGCCACCTAAACCGGAAACCTACTGGATGTCTAGCT GCTCCTACGCCAGACCCTTCAACTGGCCGATTCAAACGGCGTTCCCCACCATGCACGCCGTGCGGCAGGACCGTCGGGTGTCCATGGGGGTCAACGGGGACCTGTACTTCTCCAACGTCCTACTCGACGACTCTGCCTCGGACTTCTGCTGTAGCGCCCGCTTCCCCTACAAGAATGCAATCCAGCAAAAGATGCCGGTAGTCGTCAAGGTTCTCACGA CCCAGGCCGTGGTGGAGGCTGCCCCCACCTGGCTGTCTCCAACCGGATCGTCCAGTTCTGTTCTGGTCCTGCTGGGGGAGGAACTACTGCTGGAGTGTATTGCTGCAGGAGT GCCAACTCCTCATATTAGCTGGACAAAGGATGGCGAAGACTTGGCACTGACCCCACGCATTCAAATCAAACGCTTCAACAAGATGCTTGAAATCCCGAAGGCAACTTTCCAGGACGCGGGCGAGTACGTCTGCACCGCGACCAACAAGATCGGCTCCGTTCAGCACACGTTAAGCGTCACAGTCAAAG CGGCTCCGTTCTGGCTAGAAAAGCCTGAAAATTTAGTTTTGGCTCCGGAGGAAAGCGGCCGCTTGCTGTGCCGCTCTGACGGCGCTCCTCGTCCCGCAATCAGCTGGTTCGTCAACGGAGAACCAATTGAGG CTGCCACGCCACAAGCCAACAGACACGTGTCGGGGGATACGCTAACCCTCAGCGGCGTGACCGCCACGGACACGGCCGTCTACCAGTGCAACGCCTCAAATCCGTTTGGCTACTTGTTGGCCAATGCTTTTGTCAACGTTTTGC ACGCCAGGGCCCGCATTCTCGGGGTGAAGAATGAACTCATCAAGGTGGTGGAGGGCGGTCGCACCTTCTTGGACTGCCGCTACTTCGGCTCTCCGGTGCCCGACCTGCGATG GTCCAAACACGGGCAGGGCAACCTGGAGGGAAATCGTTTCCAGACGCACAGCAACGGCACGCTGGAGATTCGGCGCACAAACGCGGAGGACCAGGGAATTTACGTGTGTGCCGTCAGCAACGTGGCCGGTCGCGACGAGAGTCAAGTTCGTGTTGAGGTCAAAG aACCTACCCTGATCACCAAAAGACCGCAGGATACGAAAGTCATCCGCGGAAGCGACGTGCGTCTGGAATGCGGCGTGAAAGCCGACGTCACGACTCCCGTCACGACCGACTGGTTGAAAGACAAAAAACCGCTCACGTTAGGACGGAG AATATCCCTGGATGAATCGAATTTGGTCATCAGCAACGCAAACGGGCGCGACGCCGGCGTCTACACGTGCGTCATCGAGAGTGAACTGGACCAAAAGACGGCATCGGCGCGCCTCACGGTGATGG ATTATCCGGATCCTCCCAGCAAACTGGAGCTGTCGGATCCGTACGAGCGTACCGTCAGACTCACGTGGCTCCCTGGCGACAGCAACTTCAGCCCCATTACAG AATACTTGGTCCAATATGATGATGACGACTGGTTACCCggaaagtggaagaacttgtCCACATACCCCGGAAGCCTGACCTCTGTCGTTCTGCACCTTTCGCCGTTCACGTACTACGAGTTCCGAGTCATCGCCATCAACGAAATTGGCCCGAGTCGCCCGAGTCGCCCGTCGATGCGCTTCCAGACCAGCGGTGCACGTGGGTTTCATGCTCCCCCGCTGGGGAGAGTTACACCCTCACCATTTACAATCGCTACCGGTTTTATCG CTCCAGATGTCATCCCGAAGAATGTAAAAGGAGTTGGAACCTGGACTAACAACATGGAGATCAGCTGGGAG CCTCTAACTTACAGAGAGTGGAACGGGCCTCACCTCAAGTATCTGGTCTGGTGGCGAAGGAGAGATTCCAGAGAGGAGTGGAAGAACGGCACCACCAAATGGCTGAAATATTATATTTACGACGCGGATACATTTACTCCTTACGAGCTCAAGGTCCAGGCCGTGAACGACTTCGGTCTCGGTCCGGAGTCTCCCGTTGTCATCGGTTACTCAGGGGAAGATC GTCCCGTTAGTGCGCCCCAAAACCTGCGACTGTCAGACATTCGGAGCACACGGGTGACTCTACACTGGGACCCGGTGGCGCAGAGCTCCATCATGGGACAACTCAAAGAATACAAG GTCTACTTCTGGAGGGACAGCAGCCAGCTGAGGCGGCTGAGAGTCAACAGAGCGATGAGGTCCCAAGTGTTTGCAGACGCCGGTCCCGAGCCTTCGGGGGTTCTCGCGGAGCTCGTCCCTTACAGCAACTACAAGATGTACATCGTGGTGGCCAACAGTCGATACGAAGGGCCGGCCAGCAACAGTGTACACTTTTCGACACCCGAGGGAG TCCCGTCGGCTCCCACATCCTTCAGGATCCAGCAACGACACCTCGACAGCATTTACGTGGACTGGGAGCTGCCGGCCGAACCCAACGGGATTATCAGCGGATACTCCCTCAAGTACCAGACAG TGAACGCCACCAAGGGAGAGGAGCAGAGAGTGGAGGAGTTCCTCGCCAATGTTACGAGTTTCTCACTGCGCCGATACGACCGCTACACCCGATACCGATTCTCCGTAGCCGCTCGAACTCGAATGGGTCTGGGGGAGTGGCATACGGAGGAGTCGCCTCACTACACCACCGAGA TCTACGCCCAGGATCAGGTGGACATCTCCACTAAGGGCTGGTTCATCGGGATCATGTGCGCTGTGGCCCTCATCGTCCTCATGCTCCTCGTCGTGTGTTTCATTAAGAGAAGCCGAGGCGGCAAATACCCAG TCCGGGAAAAGAAAGACATTTCCTTAGAACCCACGGATGACATCGATCAAGAGGGTTCCTTTGACTATCG GTCTCTTGAAAG GATAACACGCGTCACAACCTTGCCCTACCCGCGCTG GGAGGACGAAAGAAGCCCACCTTCTAAGGAAGATCTTACCTCGAGAAGGTCAGAGAGTGACGACAGTCTGGTGGACTACGGGGACGGAGGAGACGTTCCGTACAGCGAGGACGGATCCTTCATCGGCCAGTACACGGCGCAGAGGAGAGACGTGAGGGACTTGGACTTTGGCGGGGGTCTGGAGCATCACTCGCCAGCGAACGCCATCTACTCGCTGGCTTGA
- the nfascb gene encoding neurofascin isoform X2, whose translation MSFSGTLEEMLNHAEDEKEGGFWFPRQLGERKRKEQQFATSRVKMGTSLRPALLMLFWQSVWALDVPPEIRQPPSILKQSMKEHIVDPKDVMVIECEAKGNPHPIFSWRRNGKYFNVARDPQTTMRRRSGTLDIAAWNNPEQYEAEYQCIASNEYGSAYSHRIRLQLYRAPVWPREIVEPVVISAGSPLVLSCDPPAGPPKPETYWMSSCSYARPFNWPIQTAFPTMHAVRQDRRVSMGVNGDLYFSNVLLDDSASDFCCSARFPYKNAIQQKMPVVVKVLTTQAVVEAAPTWLSPTGSSSSVLVLLGEELLLECIAAGVPTPHISWTKDGEDLALTPRIQIKRFNKMLEIPKATFQDAGEYVCTATNKIGSVQHTLSVTVKAAPFWLEKPENLVLAPEESGRLLCRSDGAPRPAISWFVNGEPIEAATPQANRHVSGDTLTLSGVTATDTAVYQCNASNPFGYLLANAFVNVLHARARILGVKNELIKVVEGGRTFLDCRYFGSPVPDLRWSKHGQGNLEGNRFQTHSNGTLEIRRTNAEDQGIYVCAVSNVAGRDESQVRVEVKEPTLITKRPQDTKVIRGSDVRLECGVKADVTTPVTTDWLKDKKPLTLGRRISLDESNLVISNANGRDAGVYTCVIESELDQKTASARLTVMDYPDPPSKLELSDPYERTVRLTWLPGDSNFSPITEYLVQYDDDDWLPGKWKNLSTYPGSLTSVVLHLSPFTYYEFRVIAINEIGPSRPSRPSMRFQTSGAPPDVIPKNVKGVGTWTNNMEISWEPLTYREWNGPHLKYLVWWRRRDSREEWKNGTTKWLKYYIYDADTFTPYELKVQAVNDFGLGPESPVVIGYSGEDRPVSAPQNLRLSDIRSTRVTLHWDPVAQSSIMGQLKEYKVYFWRDSSQLRRLRVNRAMRSQVFADAGPEPSGVLAELVPYSNYKMYIVVANSRYEGPASNSVHFSTPEGVPSAPTSFRIQQRHLDSIYVDWELPAEPNGIISGYSLKYQTVNATKGEEQRVEEFLANVTSFSLRRYDRYTRYRFSVAARTRMGLGEWHTEESPHYTTEIYAQDQVDISTKGWFIGIMCAVALIVLMLLVVCFIKRSRGGKYPVREKKDISLEPTDDIDQEGSFDYRSLERITRVTTLPYPRWEDERSPPSKEDLTSRRSESDDSLVDYGDGGDVPYSEDGSFIGQYTAQRRDVRDLDFGGGLEHHSPANAIYSLA comes from the exons ATGTCTTTTTCCGGCACGCTGGAGGAGATGCTTAACCACGCTGAGGATGAGAAGGAAGGAGGGTTCTGGTTTCCACGGCAACTAGGAGAAAGGAAGCGAAAGGAGCAGC AGTTTGCGACGAGCCGAGTAAAGATGGGCACGTCGCTCCGTCCGGCACTGTTGATGCTCTTCTGGCAAAGCGTTTGGGCTTTGGACGTCCCTCCGGAAA TCCGACAACCGCCGAGCATCCTAAAGCAGTCAATGAAGGAgcatattgttgaccccaaagaCGTCATGGTCATCGAGTGCGAGGCCAAGGGAAACCCGCATCCAAT TTTCTCATGGAGGCGCAACGGGAAGTATTTCAACGTGGCACGGGACCCGCAGACAACCATGCGCAGGCGCTCGGGGACGCTGGACATCGCCGCCTGGAACAATCCAGAACAGTACGAGGCAGAGTATCAGTGCATCGCCTCCAATGAGTACGGCTCGGCGTACTCTCATCGGATCAGACTCCAACTCTACA GGGCTCCCGTGTGGCCGAGGGAGATCGTGGAACCGGTGGTGATTAGCGCTGGTTCACCTTTGGTCCTGTCCTGTGACCCTCCGGCAGGGCCACCTAAACCGGAAACCTACTGGATGTCTAGCT GCTCCTACGCCAGACCCTTCAACTGGCCGATTCAAACGGCGTTCCCCACCATGCACGCCGTGCGGCAGGACCGTCGGGTGTCCATGGGGGTCAACGGGGACCTGTACTTCTCCAACGTCCTACTCGACGACTCTGCCTCGGACTTCTGCTGTAGCGCCCGCTTCCCCTACAAGAATGCAATCCAGCAAAAGATGCCGGTAGTCGTCAAGGTTCTCACGA CCCAGGCCGTGGTGGAGGCTGCCCCCACCTGGCTGTCTCCAACCGGATCGTCCAGTTCTGTTCTGGTCCTGCTGGGGGAGGAACTACTGCTGGAGTGTATTGCTGCAGGAGT GCCAACTCCTCATATTAGCTGGACAAAGGATGGCGAAGACTTGGCACTGACCCCACGCATTCAAATCAAACGCTTCAACAAGATGCTTGAAATCCCGAAGGCAACTTTCCAGGACGCGGGCGAGTACGTCTGCACCGCGACCAACAAGATCGGCTCCGTTCAGCACACGTTAAGCGTCACAGTCAAAG CGGCTCCGTTCTGGCTAGAAAAGCCTGAAAATTTAGTTTTGGCTCCGGAGGAAAGCGGCCGCTTGCTGTGCCGCTCTGACGGCGCTCCTCGTCCCGCAATCAGCTGGTTCGTCAACGGAGAACCAATTGAGG CTGCCACGCCACAAGCCAACAGACACGTGTCGGGGGATACGCTAACCCTCAGCGGCGTGACCGCCACGGACACGGCCGTCTACCAGTGCAACGCCTCAAATCCGTTTGGCTACTTGTTGGCCAATGCTTTTGTCAACGTTTTGC ACGCCAGGGCCCGCATTCTCGGGGTGAAGAATGAACTCATCAAGGTGGTGGAGGGCGGTCGCACCTTCTTGGACTGCCGCTACTTCGGCTCTCCGGTGCCCGACCTGCGATG GTCCAAACACGGGCAGGGCAACCTGGAGGGAAATCGTTTCCAGACGCACAGCAACGGCACGCTGGAGATTCGGCGCACAAACGCGGAGGACCAGGGAATTTACGTGTGTGCCGTCAGCAACGTGGCCGGTCGCGACGAGAGTCAAGTTCGTGTTGAGGTCAAAG aACCTACCCTGATCACCAAAAGACCGCAGGATACGAAAGTCATCCGCGGAAGCGACGTGCGTCTGGAATGCGGCGTGAAAGCCGACGTCACGACTCCCGTCACGACCGACTGGTTGAAAGACAAAAAACCGCTCACGTTAGGACGGAG AATATCCCTGGATGAATCGAATTTGGTCATCAGCAACGCAAACGGGCGCGACGCCGGCGTCTACACGTGCGTCATCGAGAGTGAACTGGACCAAAAGACGGCATCGGCGCGCCTCACGGTGATGG ATTATCCGGATCCTCCCAGCAAACTGGAGCTGTCGGATCCGTACGAGCGTACCGTCAGACTCACGTGGCTCCCTGGCGACAGCAACTTCAGCCCCATTACAG AATACTTGGTCCAATATGATGATGACGACTGGTTACCCggaaagtggaagaacttgtCCACATACCCCGGAAGCCTGACCTCTGTCGTTCTGCACCTTTCGCCGTTCACGTACTACGAGTTCCGAGTCATCGCCATCAACGAAATTGGCCCGAGTCGCCCGAGTCGCCCGTCGATGCGCTTCCAGACCAGCGGTGCAC CTCCAGATGTCATCCCGAAGAATGTAAAAGGAGTTGGAACCTGGACTAACAACATGGAGATCAGCTGGGAG CCTCTAACTTACAGAGAGTGGAACGGGCCTCACCTCAAGTATCTGGTCTGGTGGCGAAGGAGAGATTCCAGAGAGGAGTGGAAGAACGGCACCACCAAATGGCTGAAATATTATATTTACGACGCGGATACATTTACTCCTTACGAGCTCAAGGTCCAGGCCGTGAACGACTTCGGTCTCGGTCCGGAGTCTCCCGTTGTCATCGGTTACTCAGGGGAAGATC GTCCCGTTAGTGCGCCCCAAAACCTGCGACTGTCAGACATTCGGAGCACACGGGTGACTCTACACTGGGACCCGGTGGCGCAGAGCTCCATCATGGGACAACTCAAAGAATACAAG GTCTACTTCTGGAGGGACAGCAGCCAGCTGAGGCGGCTGAGAGTCAACAGAGCGATGAGGTCCCAAGTGTTTGCAGACGCCGGTCCCGAGCCTTCGGGGGTTCTCGCGGAGCTCGTCCCTTACAGCAACTACAAGATGTACATCGTGGTGGCCAACAGTCGATACGAAGGGCCGGCCAGCAACAGTGTACACTTTTCGACACCCGAGGGAG TCCCGTCGGCTCCCACATCCTTCAGGATCCAGCAACGACACCTCGACAGCATTTACGTGGACTGGGAGCTGCCGGCCGAACCCAACGGGATTATCAGCGGATACTCCCTCAAGTACCAGACAG TGAACGCCACCAAGGGAGAGGAGCAGAGAGTGGAGGAGTTCCTCGCCAATGTTACGAGTTTCTCACTGCGCCGATACGACCGCTACACCCGATACCGATTCTCCGTAGCCGCTCGAACTCGAATGGGTCTGGGGGAGTGGCATACGGAGGAGTCGCCTCACTACACCACCGAGA TCTACGCCCAGGATCAGGTGGACATCTCCACTAAGGGCTGGTTCATCGGGATCATGTGCGCTGTGGCCCTCATCGTCCTCATGCTCCTCGTCGTGTGTTTCATTAAGAGAAGCCGAGGCGGCAAATACCCAG TCCGGGAAAAGAAAGACATTTCCTTAGAACCCACGGATGACATCGATCAAGAGGGTTCCTTTGACTATCG GTCTCTTGAAAG GATAACACGCGTCACAACCTTGCCCTACCCGCGCTG GGAGGACGAAAGAAGCCCACCTTCTAAGGAAGATCTTACCTCGAGAAGGTCAGAGAGTGACGACAGTCTGGTGGACTACGGGGACGGAGGAGACGTTCCGTACAGCGAGGACGGATCCTTCATCGGCCAGTACACGGCGCAGAGGAGAGACGTGAGGGACTTGGACTTTGGCGGGGGTCTGGAGCATCACTCGCCAGCGAACGCCATCTACTCGCTGGCTTGA